The proteins below are encoded in one region of Candidatus Zixiibacteriota bacterium:
- a CDS encoding MFS transporter, with the protein MNFSAIVLYALAAICQTSGSSGAAMLAPFFMKEHGYPLALVGIPLVANGVGRVCSDLLSGFMASYFSSGALLVASMALALLTSALGYFFLDLMPVFLGAWTVFGLTEAMFALSLRKIGFDLAPAERQGRVQGQLAAALGIGFTMGPLLGGFVGNRLGPDALFLLYGTPQMLGLALVLAAGAHRYRKASRPSAAPLWQEGLGLLKSPPFIASCLAIFQCFLFLVGVTRVAFPFLALNHRGIGLEAIGAMVSISRLTDTLGRYTGGWLSDRIQAARVILMGISLGIPALALQAYGESYLALLSPLALLTLGFGFTNVGSTTLALQVAPAGAKGLGLGLSRAATSAGQMLGPLLCGWLIERAGYERGFQWMALITAFVLFASWRGLRAAGHGEPVP; encoded by the coding sequence ATGAATTTTTCCGCCATCGTCCTTTACGCCCTCGCGGCGATCTGCCAGACCTCGGGTTCCTCCGGCGCCGCCATGCTGGCGCCTTTTTTCATGAAAGAGCACGGCTATCCGCTCGCGCTCGTCGGAATCCCGCTGGTCGCAAACGGCGTCGGCCGGGTTTGCTCCGACCTTCTGTCCGGCTTCATGGCGAGCTACTTCAGCTCCGGCGCGTTGCTCGTGGCGTCCATGGCGCTCGCGCTTCTCACGAGCGCCCTCGGCTATTTTTTCCTCGACCTCATGCCGGTCTTTCTCGGGGCATGGACCGTTTTCGGCTTGACCGAGGCGATGTTCGCGCTGTCGCTGAGAAAGATCGGCTTCGATCTGGCTCCCGCGGAGCGGCAGGGTCGCGTCCAGGGGCAGCTGGCGGCCGCTCTCGGGATCGGTTTTACGATGGGCCCTCTTCTGGGCGGCTTCGTCGGGAATCGGCTCGGGCCCGACGCGCTTTTTCTCCTCTACGGAACGCCGCAGATGCTGGGGCTGGCGCTCGTGCTCGCGGCCGGGGCCCATCGGTATCGAAAGGCTTCGCGCCCTTCCGCGGCCCCGCTGTGGCAGGAAGGGCTCGGCCTCCTCAAAAGCCCTCCCTTCATCGCCTCCTGCCTGGCGATCTTCCAGTGCTTCCTGTTTCTCGTCGGCGTTACTCGGGTGGCGTTCCCGTTTCTCGCGCTGAACCATCGCGGGATCGGCCTCGAGGCCATCGGCGCGATGGTATCGATCTCGCGACTGACCGACACCCTCGGCCGTTACACGGGCGGCTGGCTCTCCGATCGGATACAGGCCGCGAGGGTGATCCTCATGGGGATCTCTCTCGGAATTCCCGCGCTCGCCCTGCAAGCCTACGGCGAGAGCTATCTGGCGCTGCTTTCGCCTCTCGCGCTCCTCACGCTCGGGTTCGGCTTCACCAACGTCGGCTCCACCACGCTGGCGCTGCAGGTCGCGCCCGCCGGCGCCAAAGGGCTGGGCCTCGGCCTTTCGCGCGCCGCGACCTCGGCGGGTCAGATGCTCGGGCCGCTGCTCTGCGGATGGCTGATCGAGCGCGCCGGCTACGAGCGCGGATTCCAGTGGATGGCGCTGATCACGGCGTTTGTTCTGTTCGCCTCCTGGCGCGGTTTGCGGGCGGCGGGGCACGGCGAGCCGGTTCCGTAA
- a CDS encoding 3-hydroxybutyryl-CoA dehydratase gives MEPLIAVDLKRLVDNVKSAGQSRRVIWQDSETIAFLSRGRKERRDFHVDPSDEVTLQLSGIQRLVYLSAEGRQETATIEAGQMLLCPAGVPHSPRVEGDSWFIVFERKRKPGERDSFIWFCDRCGNKIYEVAVEVGDYRLDPVSTVHRTFYGDERLRTCGSCGYVVPVPPA, from the coding sequence ATGGAGCCGTTGATCGCCGTCGATCTCAAGCGTCTCGTCGACAACGTCAAGTCCGCAGGCCAGAGCCGCCGCGTGATCTGGCAGGATTCGGAGACGATCGCCTTCCTCAGCCGGGGCCGCAAGGAGCGCCGTGACTTTCACGTCGATCCGAGCGACGAGGTGACCCTCCAGCTGAGCGGCATTCAGCGGCTGGTTTATCTTTCGGCCGAGGGCAGGCAGGAAACCGCGACCATCGAGGCCGGGCAAATGCTGCTTTGTCCCGCCGGAGTCCCGCACTCTCCTCGGGTCGAGGGCGACTCCTGGTTTATCGTCTTCGAGCGCAAACGAAAGCCGGGCGAGCGCGACTCCTTCATCTGGTTTTGCGATCGCTGCGGCAACAAGATCTACGAGGTTGCCGTCGAAGTGGGGGACTATCGCCTCGACCCTGTTTCCACCGTCCACCGGACGTTTTACGGCGACGAAAGGCTTCGCACCTGCGGCTCTTGCGGCTACGTCGTGCCGGTTCCGCCGGCCTGA
- a CDS encoding isochorismatase family protein gives MPERVWDRFLTEQDKASLQSREPKRIGFGNRPALLLIDLYRWVFGDKPEPLLEAIKTWPGSCGLAGWNALPHIQRVLAKAREVGIPIIHITGLDGVGIEGWSFRREAKRSNMTPEQLDRIRRKFDIVDEVKPLPGETVLRKVSPSAFWGTPLVGHLRFLDVDTIITVGESTSGCVRASVVDGTTHRFRMIVVEEGVFDRHEACHAINLFDMNQKYADVVSEQEVLDYLDGWRAERNRRGADGENPLDLLRELTTGEQLKI, from the coding sequence ATGCCGGAGCGCGTTTGGGATCGTTTTCTTACGGAGCAGGACAAGGCCTCGCTTCAGTCCCGGGAGCCGAAAAGAATCGGGTTCGGAAACCGGCCGGCGTTGCTCTTGATCGACCTTTACCGCTGGGTATTCGGCGACAAGCCCGAACCGTTGCTCGAGGCGATCAAGACCTGGCCCGGGAGCTGCGGGCTCGCGGGATGGAACGCTTTGCCGCACATCCAGAGAGTGCTGGCCAAGGCGCGCGAGGTCGGCATTCCGATCATTCATATCACCGGGCTGGACGGCGTGGGCATCGAAGGATGGTCGTTTCGCAGGGAAGCGAAGCGCTCGAACATGACTCCGGAGCAGCTGGACCGCATCCGGCGCAAGTTCGACATCGTCGACGAGGTCAAGCCGTTGCCGGGAGAGACGGTGCTCAGAAAAGTGTCGCCGAGCGCTTTCTGGGGGACTCCGCTGGTCGGCCACCTGAGGTTCCTGGATGTCGACACCATCATCACGGTGGGCGAGAGCACGAGCGGCTGCGTGCGCGCGAGCGTCGTCGACGGCACCACCCATCGTTTTCGCATGATCGTGGTCGAGGAGGGGGTCTTCGACCGTCACGAAGCCTGCCACGCGATCAACCTGTTCGACATGAACCAGAAATACGCTGACGTGGTCTCCGAGCAGGAAGTGCTGGACTATCTGGACGGGTGGCGGGCCGAACGAAACCGCCGCGGCGCCGACGGCGAGAATCCGCTGGACCTGCTCCGCGAGCTCACGACCGGCGAGCAGCTCAAGATCTGA
- a CDS encoding TPM domain-containing protein — MSFDRPGRARPPAIPAAEFRPAAAALLIFLIVAPVSASSEREVPPLRQDVNDFAGIMPQASIEELSRQLHEQKKRTGRTVVVVTVPALGEPMESFAAKTFGRLPLSENELGKTALLVIAWKERRTGVHVGDELRPLFPEPAATDKIHAHASLYFNGLRPDLGIHSAVNYIFRIIKGEIRADALSEEEKLEDASISGAGAGAIFALFLAPYLAFMVGALWGLYAATSGIQRFPRLFVGAVLGGGTAKLLAAAMTFLGAYSDGLWYFILSLSIPLALFGCLTEFWMSGDWMGIPREKDATLRRKPTEKMGI, encoded by the coding sequence GTGAGCTTTGACCGTCCTGGGCGCGCGAGGCCGCCCGCCATCCCTGCGGCTGAGTTTCGCCCGGCGGCCGCCGCCCTGTTGATTTTCCTGATCGTCGCCCCGGTTTCGGCGTCGAGCGAACGGGAGGTCCCGCCCCTCAGGCAGGATGTCAACGATTTCGCCGGGATCATGCCCCAGGCAAGCATCGAGGAGCTGAGCCGGCAGCTCCATGAACAAAAAAAACGCACCGGGCGCACCGTGGTCGTTGTCACCGTGCCGGCGCTCGGCGAGCCGATGGAATCCTTCGCCGCAAAGACCTTCGGCCGCCTGCCGCTTAGCGAGAACGAGCTTGGAAAAACCGCACTGCTCGTCATTGCCTGGAAAGAGCGCAGAACCGGCGTCCACGTCGGCGACGAGCTCCGCCCTCTTTTTCCCGAACCGGCCGCGACCGACAAGATCCACGCCCACGCGAGCCTTTATTTCAACGGTCTCAGACCCGATCTCGGGATCCACTCGGCCGTCAACTACATTTTCCGCATCATCAAGGGAGAGATCAGGGCCGACGCCCTGAGCGAGGAGGAAAAGCTCGAGGACGCCTCGATCAGCGGCGCCGGAGCGGGAGCGATCTTCGCCCTTTTCCTGGCTCCCTACCTGGCCTTCATGGTCGGGGCCTTGTGGGGACTCTACGCCGCCACTTCGGGCATCCAGCGCTTCCCCCGGCTGTTCGTCGGTGCCGTCCTGGGCGGGGGCACGGCGAAGCTTCTGGCCGCGGCAATGACCTTTCTCGGCGCCTACAGCGACGGCCTGTGGTACTTCATCCTGAGCCTGAGCATTCCCCTCGCTCTGTTCGGCTGCCTTACGGAATTCTGGATGTCGGGTGACTGGATGGGCATACCGCGCGAGAAGGACGCGACGCTCAGGCGAAAGCCCACCGAAAAAATGGGAATTTGA
- a CDS encoding ACT domain-containing protein has translation MAYTISKVSVWAGEVEDRPGGLADKLTALADAGASLEFIIARRAPDKPGTGVVFLCPIKGAKQKAAAQNAGLSTSDSLHSVRVEGPDRPGLGAKMARAIADAGINLRGLSAAALGRRAVTYLAFDSAADADSAIRALRRALK, from the coding sequence ATGGCATATACGATCAGCAAAGTGAGCGTTTGGGCCGGAGAAGTGGAGGATCGACCCGGCGGCCTGGCTGACAAGTTGACGGCCCTGGCAGACGCCGGGGCAAGCCTGGAGTTCATCATCGCACGCCGTGCTCCGGACAAGCCCGGCACCGGAGTCGTGTTTCTGTGCCCGATCAAGGGCGCGAAGCAGAAAGCGGCCGCGCAAAACGCCGGCCTGAGCACCTCGGACAGCCTCCATTCCGTGCGCGTGGAAGGCCCCGATCGGCCGGGCCTGGGGGCGAAAATGGCGCGCGCGATAGCCGATGCCGGGATCAATCTCCGCGGCCTTTCCGCGGCGGCTCTCGGACGCCGGGCCGTGACTTACCTGGCCTTCGACAGCGCCGCGGATGCGGACAGCGCCATCCGCGCCTTGCGTCGGGCGCTGAAATAG
- a CDS encoding CBS domain-containing protein, whose translation MLARDIMTKRVIAVKPLTPVKNLAKTLSEHRIGGVPVVDRNGKVVGVVSDRDLAARKGKQVKSIMSRRVIGVAEDTPVEQIAALMATRHLKRLPVLRGQKLAGIVSREDVIRAVALGDNFSIRTPIYDL comes from the coding sequence ATGCTGGCCAGAGATATCATGACCAAACGCGTGATTGCCGTAAAACCCCTGACCCCCGTCAAAAATCTCGCCAAAACGCTGAGCGAGCACCGCATCGGCGGAGTCCCGGTCGTCGACCGCAACGGCAAAGTCGTAGGCGTCGTATCCGACCGCGACCTGGCGGCCAGGAAGGGAAAGCAGGTGAAGTCGATCATGAGCAGGCGTGTGATCGGCGTTGCAGAGGACACTCCCGTCGAGCAAATCGCCGCCCTCATGGCCACCCGCCACCTCAAGCGCCTTCCGGTGCTGCGCGGACAAAAGCTGGCGGGGATCGTCAGCCGCGAGGACGTCATCCGGGCCGTCGCTCTCGGCGACAATTTCTCGATCCGAACCCCGATCTACGACCTCTGA
- a CDS encoding peptidyl-alpha-hydroxyglycine alpha-amidating lyase family protein, whose translation MSVVLGSGEFRYEVVEGWGKLPDGWSFREVAAVGVDGKDRVYVFTRGAHPVIVFDREGNFLTSWGEGVFKRAHGLTMGPDDTVFLTDDGDHTVRKWTLDGKILLTLGVPGRPAPYQSGEPFNRCTHVAFSPQGDIYVSDGYGNSRVHKYSPDGKWLLSWGEPGCDPGQFNIVHNICTDRDGWVYVADRENHRIQVFDGNGRYETQWNNMHRPCALYMDTTKPDPICYVGELGPGMGVNKDCPNLGNRIDIYDKRGRRLARLGDIRGGEAPGQFIAPHGLALDSRGDLYVGEVSWTIVGQRLDPPRELRSLQKLRKLER comes from the coding sequence ATGAGCGTCGTTCTCGGGAGCGGGGAATTTCGCTACGAGGTCGTCGAAGGCTGGGGGAAGCTCCCCGACGGGTGGAGTTTCCGGGAGGTCGCCGCGGTGGGCGTCGACGGAAAAGACCGGGTATATGTCTTTACCAGAGGGGCTCACCCGGTGATCGTGTTCGACCGGGAAGGAAATTTTCTCACGTCGTGGGGAGAAGGAGTCTTCAAGCGCGCGCACGGGCTGACCATGGGACCGGACGACACGGTCTTTCTCACGGACGACGGCGATCACACGGTCCGGAAGTGGACGCTCGACGGAAAGATCCTTCTAACCCTGGGCGTTCCCGGCAGGCCGGCCCCATACCAGAGCGGCGAGCCGTTCAACCGCTGCACGCACGTGGCCTTCTCGCCGCAAGGCGACATCTACGTCTCCGACGGCTACGGCAACTCGCGGGTGCACAAGTACTCCCCCGACGGGAAGTGGCTGCTGTCGTGGGGCGAGCCGGGATGCGACCCGGGGCAGTTCAACATCGTGCACAACATTTGCACCGACCGCGACGGCTGGGTTTACGTCGCCGATCGGGAAAATCACCGTATTCAGGTTTTCGACGGCAACGGGCGCTACGAGACACAATGGAATAACATGCACCGGCCGTGCGCTCTGTACATGGACACGACGAAGCCCGACCCGATCTGCTACGTCGGCGAGCTGGGCCCGGGGATGGGCGTCAACAAGGACTGCCCGAATCTGGGCAACCGGATCGACATCTACGACAAGCGCGGCCGGCGGCTTGCGCGCCTGGGAGACATCCGCGGTGGAGAGGCGCCGGGACAGTTCATCGCGCCCCACGGCCTCGCGCTGGATTCGCGCGGCGATCTCTACGTCGGGGAAGTCTCGTGGACGATCGTGGGGCAACGCCTCGATCCTCCGCGGGAATTGCGCTCCCTGCAGAAGCTGCGCAAGCTGGAGCGCTAG